CCAGCTGAACTTCTTCAATCTCATCCTCTATCTGTTTCGCTTCCTCCAGAAACGATCTCTCCATCTCATCAACTAATGATTTTTGTCTTTTTAACTTCATCAAACCCTAAACTCCTTCACGATTATGGAATTCCTTGACTTTTCCATCCCTTCGGATAATAATAAATTAAGCGGTTAAAGCGGTAGACTTTGCCGTAATGAACATCAGGAGGTTATTCCATGAAGCACATTGTACTCACCGGCGGCGGCACAGCCGGCCATGTCACACCCAATATTGCCATGCTGCCGCGCCTGCAGGAACGTGGTTACCAGATTTCCTACATCGGCTCTTATGACGGTATCGAGAAAAAACTAATAGAAGAACTGGGTATTCCGTATTACGGAATTTCTTCCGGTAAATTGAGAAGATATTTCGACCCAAAAAACTTTTCTGACCCATTTAAAGTACTCAAAGGCTACGGCGAAGCCAAAAAGCTTTTAAAAGATCTGAAACCAGACATTGTGTTTTCCAAAGGTGGTTTCGTGACAGTACCGGTTGTCATTGCAGCAAAGCATCGAAAAATACCTGCCATCATACATGAATCTGATATGACACCAGGTCTCGCCAATAAGCTGTGTATTCCTTCAGCAGTAAAAGTCTGCTGCAACTTTCCGGAGACCGTCTCTCAGCTCCCGCCAGATAAGGCAGTGCTGACAGGAACCCCTATTCGTCAGGAACTGCTGAGCGGAAACCGAATCGCTGCACTTGAATTTACGGGACTCTCACCGGGCAAGCCGGTCGTCATGATCATCGGCGGCAGTCTCGGAGCAGCAGCTGTCAACGATGCCGTCCGCCGGATCTTACCGCAGCTTTTAGAAAGCTTTCAGGTGATTCACCTCTGCGGTAAAGATAAACTGGATGAGTCCCTTCAGAATATCTCAGGTTATGTACAATACGAGTACATTAAAAAAGAATTAGCCGATTTATTCGCTCTTGCAGATATCGTGATATCGCGCGCCGGAGCCAATGCAATCTGTGAAATTAATTCTCTTAAAAAACCAAATCTTTTGATTCCTCTCTCTGCCAAAGCCAGCCGCGGAGACCAGATTTTAAACGCCCGCTCCTTCGAACGGCTTGGCTACAGTATGGTTCTGGAGGAAGAACAGATTACGGATAATACGCTTTACAACGCAATCACCGAACTTTACCATAATCGTCAGTCCTATATCGAGGCAATGTCAAAAAATCAGGAAATGGATTCTATTGAAAAAATCCTGCAGCTGATAGAAGAATGCCGAATCAAATAAGGCGATCACGGCGATATCAACTTTTATACTCTTCCAGAAATGTTTCCCGCATCCAAACTTTAGCGCGGTGAAGCTTAATTCTCAGATTGGACAGGCTGATACCTAAATCTTCTGCAACTGATTTCTGGCTTTCACCTTCAACGGTAACCCGAAAGAAGATTTCGTACCACTGCCTGTCCCTTTTCTTTAACGCTTCAAGAATTGAACTCTGGAATTCTTTCCTTACATAATCATTTTCAATATTTTCTCCTGTGCCCCGTTCAAGCGTGATGCCGTCCTCACAGAACTCCCGGCCGTAATACTTCTTCCTCTGCAAATCAATTGCTTTTCTCTTTGCAGTAACCAGCAGCCACGGTTTGATATATTCTTCATCCAGTATATCACGCTTAAGATACAGTAACACAAACACTTCCTGACAAATATCCTGTGCATAGTGATAATCGCGCAGAACATTATAAGCGACCTTCATCACCATGAGATAGTACTGATCATAAATTTCGTTGAATCGTGACAAATTCATTGCCATCCCCCTCTAGATCATCTTATCCCTTTTTTTATTTTGCTTAAAATTTCTTCCCTGTCCGCCTCTGTTAGCTCTCCCATCTTCCAGCCAAGCCTCACTTCATCATTATCATAACGCGGGATTAAATGTATATGAAAGTGAAATACTGTCTGGCCAGCTGCCTGACCGTTGTTCTGAACCAGATTAAACCCGGTGCACTCGAGGGCGTCCGTCATAACTGATGCCATCTTTTTCGCAAGGACCATTGCTGAGCCAGCCAGTTCTTCCGGAATCTCATAAATATTTGCATAATGCTCTTTCGGTAGTATCAGCGCATGTCCTCTGCTGGCTGGTCCAAGATCCAGAATTACCCGGAACTGGTCATCCTCATACAACGTTGCCGATGGAATATCTCCATTCGCAATTTTACAAAAAATACAATCTGCCATCAATAGCACCCTCCTAAAATTCTAATAAAAGAAACATGTTCTTTTCTCTATTGTGTCGCATTTTGGGGAAATTTGCAACATAATATTGTTTGCTATTTAAAAAATCTAGTGATAAACTACCATAAAAGAGGTGAAAATCATGTTATCTAAAGAAGAACAAGCAAAAATCGGGCAATTATGCCAGGAAAGCTCCCAGGCCATGGAGGTCTGCAGTCTCATGAACAAACAAAATCAGCTGCAGCTTTCCATGGTCAGCCACGAAATACGAAACCCGGTCACTTTGATCAACAGTTTTCTGCAGCTTCTGGGCTCTTCCCATCCGGAAATAACCTCCTACCATTACTGGACTGAGATTACGGAAAATATGCGTTTTCTGCGGGAACTGCTGGAAAATCTGTCCGCATACAACAATGCGCAAAAGCTCAGCCGTGAGGAAGTCAGCATCCTCTCCATTCTGAAAACAGTGATCGCGGATACGGAACCGACGCTCTCCGAGAAAAACATTACCATCCAGTTAAAAAAAGACGGCGCTGTCCCGCCCTTTCTCATGGACCGTCATCGTCTCAGACAGGTGTTCCTGAACCTCATCCGAAACTCTTCGGAGGCGATCGGAGAATCTGGCGGCAGGATAACCATCCATCTGACTGCCGACCTGGATCAGGTCACTGTACGAATTCAGGACAGCGGACCCGGCATCCCTGAAGAATTTTTAGATTCACTGTTTGATTTCTTCGTCACGCACAAGAAAAATGGCACCGGACTCGGACTTGCGATCTCCAAAAATATCGTTGAAGCCCACGGCGGTACCATAGAAGCGTCTGCAGCCGAAGAAGGCGGAGCCGTATTCACGATTTGTCTTCCGATTACTTATGTGTAGCACGCTTTCGATAAACCAGAATACATATGATCATTCCGCACACCAAACCTCCGATGTGGGCAGCATTGTCCACACCTCCGGAGGCAAAGCCAAAGTAGATGGACAGTGCCACCATCAGCATCAACCTCTGCAGTGAAATGTCTTCCAGTCTTCCTTTATTGCGTATTACAATATACAGCATTCCGCCGATGACCGCAAACACTGCCCCGGAGGCTCCTGCTGAAACCACTGCCTGCCCCGTTTCCACGTTAAAGATATACGAGGCGACGCTGCCGCCGAGTCCTCCGATCAGGTAAACCGCCAGGTAGCGGAGTTTACCGACATAGCGCTCCAGGTAATCGCCTATGAATATAAGCAGCAGCATATTATTAAACAAATGCTCAAATCCGAAGTGAAGGAACATGCAGGTAAACAGCCGGTAAAACTGTCCGTCACTGATCAGCGGCGTGTATGCGGCTCCCCATGTGATCATGTGGGACGTATCTTCACTGCTCCCGGTCAGCTCCACCAGCAGAAATACCAGGATATTGGCAGCCGCCATCATTATGTTTGCCCAGTTTTTCGGCCGTTTCCTCATCCGGTCGATGGCATCCTCATTCATCTGATACTGCACTTCTGACAATTCTTTCTCCGCCTTTACTCTATATTGTCCATCATTATAGTTCATTCTTCCCAAAACTGCAAGCGGTAAGTCAGGTTTGCAAAGGTGATCAGATCTCCGTCCTGAACCTCACACCCCTGTTCCCCCACAACAGCCTCATGGTTTACATATGTACCGTTTTTGGAATTCATATCGTATACCTTACAGTTCCCATTGCGGACAATTTTTGCATGCAGGCGGCTGACTGCCGGGTAATTGAGAACGGCATCCACGGCACCTTCCAACTTTCCGATAACCGTGATTCCCTCCTCCAGTATGATCTCCTGACCGTCAGCCGGCGATTCCGGAAGAAGCCTGGCATCTCCTTGTAATTTCTCCGGATATAACAGACATGTCTGATTCTCTTCACTGATAAGGTGCTCCCTGGGTTCTTCCCCGGCGAACTCATGGTCCGGCTCCGGTTCCCCTGTATGAAAAGAACTCTCCGGCTCGTCACTGAAGGGTCCTTCGCTTTTATCCTTTTTCTTTCGAAGTTTATCTGCGATCATCCCCGCCGTCAGGGCAATCACGAATCCCCCTCCTGTTATCGCTGCCATCTGCCAGGAAAAATACCTGTTTTTGATCAGATAGATATATACAAAAACAAGAAATCCCCCGCCGACAGCCTTCATTGCCGTCTGCACACGCCGGGATACCCGAATCTCCTCCTCCGGTTTCGTCATCTCTTCCAGCAGCTTTTGTCTCTGGATTCGCTCCTGTTCCAACAGCTCTTCATCCGCTGCCGAAGTCTGTGTGTATTCGTGCTGACTTTCTTCTTCCTGCATATCCGCGTGGCTGTGATGCATCTCTTTACGTATATCTTCAGCACAGATCTGACCTTCCAGAGCCTTTCTATAGAATTGATAACCCAGGACCACTGCTTCCTGGTCACAGTGATCAATCTTAGGGAGCAGGTATTCGGTAAACCCCTTCATGTTTTCATTTTCCCCGTTCAAGCTGCCGGGCCAGTAACAAAATCCCACTTCCTCCGCAGCATTCATAAACACATAATCCGGGAGCAGCAAAAGACCTGACGGGCTGATCAGATAGGATTCCATTTCCTCCATTACTTCCAGCAGGGCATTAATGATTAACGTCAAGTCCTTTTTTCTCAATTTTTTTGATTCGTATAAGGAACTTAATGACTGTCTTGATGTGATGTCATAATAAAACATAAGTTCATTATCAATGTGATGGACTTTGCACTTCAATATCCCGGGAATCAGACCGCTCAGCAGCATACGTACCGGATATGACTCGCAATCCGGCATCTGATCCTCCGTCAGAATCAGAAAACTGTGATGATAATCTCTTTTGTAGGTAACCTTCATCCTCACTCCCCCATCAGCGCGGAGAGCCCCTGTATTTTTCGGATAAAGGCCACAGGTCTGACAATCTGCACCGTCTCCTGAACTTTAAACCTCCATCCTCCTCCTCCCAGGGTCCTTCCGGAAGCCGCTTCTGCTGCTGCCGTGACCTTATCATTCTGCACCCATGTGTCCACAGACAGATTCCAAATCGGAAAACCCTGTTTCTGTGACCGCTCTTTCATTTTTTCTGAAAGGAGCCTTTCCGCATTCTTCTCTTTCCTGACGCCTTCCGAAGCCGCAGTCAATACAGTTTCCGCCGCTGCTGCCGTATACCATGCCCGGTTATGAACGCAAAATGCCAGCAGCATCGATAAAAAAATGACCATCAGGACAAGCGGTACGATAAATGATGCTTCTACCGTCATACTTCCCCGATTGATCTGTTTTCTCATATCCTCCATTACAACATCCTTCCTGCGCATGCGATCATTAAAAAGGGAATCCACGGAAACTCCTGATGCTTTCCTTTTCTGTGTATCACCACCTGAACGATACCCCACAGCGCGGAAAGAAACAGGGCAGTTAAAACAACTTCACAGGTCACCCAAAGGCCAAGATAGATGCCTGTCACACAAACCACAAGTCCATCACCGTAACCGACCCCGCCGTCTGTCATCTTTCCGATCAGAAGCAGCAGTATTCCCGGGATCGTACCCTGAAGCTGCCATAGCAGTCCCTTCTGCTCCAGCAGGCACGCCCCGCAGACCCCTGTGATTGAAAATGCAGCGACTGACCAGAGCAATATCTTTCGGAACCGCAGATCATATATCGTATTGATGCCCAAAAACATGAGCAGCATGCCCTGTAACGTATTCATATTTATTACCTCCTGTTCACGTACCCCGCGCCGCACACCGGCTGCAGACAGAAAGCCCTCCCACCTCAGATTTCTTCACAAGTCTTCCTGTTCTCTTTAAGGCTGAACATAAAGGGTCTGCATGATAGCGGTCACCCTGCGGCGTAATGTACAGCACGGTATTCCCCGCATCCTCAGCGCAGTGCGGACAGGCGTGATATCTGCTTCCGCTCTCGTTGCGCTGGTCCCTCACCCCCCGGGTATCCGTGCAATAAATCGTCAGCTGAAGGTGTGAACAGTCTCCGTATATATGATATACCGTCCTGCGGTCTGCAACATAAACCATCTCTTCCGTTTTACCTGAACGCTCATCTTCCTCCGCCCGATATCCGGTCCATGCATGAACCCGTGCCGCTGCCTGAAACTTTACCCTGCTCAGTCCAAAAAATGAGACTGGAAAACGGTAGACGCCTGCTGCTCTTAACTCCACGATATGATCTCTGTAGGATGAACCTGTCAGGGAGACTTCTGTCCTTGCTTCCCCGGGAAGCTGTGACGCTGCGTAAGCGGCACAGACAGGTCCCTCCAGCTTTCCCACCGGTGATTCGCTCAGTGCCTTTTCCGCCGCATAGCCGTACATGCCAAGTTTTTTTGCGCTCTGGTTCAGCGACAGCGCCACCCTGGTCTGTACCCTCACCATATCCATCAGGCTGATCACAAGCACCAGCGCCAGAAAAAATATCGGCACTACGAACGCGGCCTCTACAGTAAGGCTTCCCCTTTGTGTTTCGGAGATGCATGGAGACACTCTGCCGGAGGGCGTATCATTTTGCGCCGGGGGAAACATGCTATGATTTGCCTGAAGAGAGTTTTCTATTTTCTTTTTTGATAAAGTTGACAGTTGCACCCTTCGGCAGAGCATCTCCATACACCTCCTTATGTTTTTACATATCATATCCATATCCGCGGATGACCTCATACGTATTACCCCTTCCCGCGGTAAATGAAAATTGTACTTCTGCAGTGTACAGGCAGCAATCCATCCTGAAATTGCGGCTGCCCTCTTCTGCCCTCATTCCCATCTCCATCATATCCAGACAACCTTCTGTTTTCTGCCTGCTGTTTCTGATACCGAGCAGGATTCTCAGATAATCATTGTAGGTCATCCCTTTGTCATTATTTTTCCTGAGATCATCCGCGCCGTCAAACAGCCGCGGGATGTTTGAAAGAGCAAGCTGCCAGGATGATGCGTCCTTGAATGCCGGCACCTTCTCCCCTGCCAGAAGCCCCCTGACATCCAGAATACTCTCCGCATACGCCCAGCACACCAGCAAAATCTGTTCCACCACGGGAACTGCCTGGGGAAGCAGCAGAAATGATGCGATGACACCGGCTGCCGCCTGCGCCTGTGCACGTTTGGCCTGGTCCTGATAAAGGTGCAGCAGATTCGCCGCCTCCCTCATCAGAAGAAGTTTGTGAACTACTCCCTTTAAATTCGCAATGTCACTGTGATTTCCCTGCAGGATATACTCCACCTGATAGGCAAGCCCCTCACAGGGCTGCGGGCTGCGGAAGCTGCCACAGTGCTGCAGAATATACTCCCCAAACAGAATCTCCTCCGTGACTCCTCCTTCATTCCGCCCAATCCCTTGTATTCCCATTCCTGTTTCCAGTTTTCTCCCTGAGACCAGTGCGGATAATTCCTGTGTCCTGCCTGAAAGCTCTTTACCGGCAGGAAGTACCAGTGACAGAATCCCCTGTTGTTTTAACTCCCGCACTGTCTCTATGGGATTCACGAAGTCCTCCGGTATCTCCGGCGGCACCATCTCTTTTCCTGCACCTTCCCCGGACTCCTGTTCCTGTCCTGCCTGCTCTTTCAGATGGTCGTACGCTTCCAGTGACTCTCCTGTCTCGATGCTTTCTCCGGCACTTTCCATGTTTTGTGCCGTCTCCCTGTCTCTGTTGCTTTTTTCCAGAAGAAGACGCACACCCTGCGTGCCAAGAGATGCTTTCATATACGCCGCTGCCTGCTCTTTCACGCTGTTCCCGCCGCTGTCAGTTGCCAGTGTGTACCCGGTGATTCCGCCGCCCTGCATTACCAAATCTCCAATATTTCCGTTATGATTCCCATCCACACGGTTAAACAAAATCCGGGCGATGTCCTCCTCCATGGTCCCAAACAGATTTCCCATCTGCATGTTTCCCTGACCGCGGCTCCCGTCAATATAAAACAGGTGATACCGCTCCAGCAGCGTGCGGTCGTAGCGTGCAAAAAGTGAATATAGTCCCTGATCCACTGCGCTGACCATCTGTACCCTGGCCCCCGCCAATTGTACCGAATACAGACCAGTCAAAAGCAGAGAAATCATCAGCACCATTATCAGGCTTACATACGCTGTTATACTCCCTTTGTCGTGCAAGGTGTGCCTCCCTTCCTAAATACTGTTGCTCTGGCTTGTGATTTTTGAAAGAATGTTTTTCACGAGACTGACCAGCTGGTTTTTAAAGATAATTACCAGCCCGATCAAAACGACGAGAATTAAGATAATTTCTACGACACCAATCGCGTCTTCTTCCATCATAAAATCACGGATCATGCAGCCCATAAGCCTCACCTCCTTTCCCGCATACGGTTCGCAGCCTGTCCTTCATACCCTGTTTACAGAAAACTCATACCCGCGGGTACCAGCAGGACCACAAAGACAATCACCAGCATCAGCACCATCGGCACGAGCAGTCTGGTTCCCGCCTGTTCTCCGATTACCTTAGCCCTGCGTTTCCGGTTTTCAAATGCATCCATAGCCTCACGCTCCATGATCTCCAGAATTTCTCCGCTGCCCCTGCGGAGATTCTGAACCAGAAGCGCGGCAAATGTTCTGTATGCCGGCAGCTGACATCTGACGCCCAGATGTGTATACGCTTCTGCCTCCGGCACTCCCTGCTCCATCTCCTGGCAGACGGCCGCGATTGCCTCGTAAGCCGCCCTCCTCGGGGACTTTTCTCCCTGCCTGCTTATCGACTTTCTGTAATCGAGGGCAACTTTTGTAAATGCCTTTCTGGTATTCATGCCGGCATTCAGCAGCAGTGTAAACTTGTTCAATATATCCGGGTAATCCGTCATCATCTGGTCCCTGATCTTCTGTTCCTGTTGTTTTTCTTCCTGCTGTCTTCCGATGATCCAGACAGCTGCCAGAACCATGGCAACGACCAGAACCACACCTCCAGCCCGCGCCGTATCCCTTTTCCATACGACTGCTTCTCCACCGACTTTCTCCGGCAGATAGAACTGTCCGTCCCCGGGATCTGCATTCATGCTTTTCAGCGTCCTATAAATCTCCTGCTCCCAGGCTGCGTCCCCGTGTTTGCTTTCCGGATATACAGTGACTGTTTTCTCACATTCCCGGATCTGCTCCTGACAGGTGAGCGTGGCATACAGCTTTACCTTCGTTCCCCCCTCAGGGATCCCCTCCTGAGGCACCCCTTCCCAGTCCAGCACGGCAGGGTCACTGCTGCCCCAGCTGATACTCACCGGGATATCATCAAACTCCTTTACGAGATTCAGCGGCCGTTCCACCCTGTCCAGCGATTCATTTTCTCCGGGTATTATCTGCTCCAGTTCTTCTTCGGCGCGGTCCAGCCACTTTTCCGTTTCTTCTTTTGTATATTGCCGTCCCGGAACCTCAACGGTAATATCGACGACCTTCCCGTTTTCCCTCTGCACCTGTAAAGTCTCCCAGTACACATTGTTATGATCCTCCTCCCGTTCCAGCGAAGTTACCGCAGTTTGTCCTCCGATCTCCTGAAGCACAGACACGCTCAGCGCCAGCACACTGCCTGCTGCAAGTATTGCCAGCGCCCCTGCCAGTACCTGCGGTTTCAGGCACAGCCCCGTATCTGAAACCCGCTTTTGAATGCAGACCGCACACTGTAAAAACAACCTTCTGAAACCTTTTATCTCCTCTGGAACCTTCACCCTCAGCGAACACAGTATCAGCATTATAAATCCCACCGTCAGAATCGCAGAAAACACCAGCATCCTTACACCTCGATCCTTACAATTTTTCTTCCCATCCAGAACGCTGCCGCATATCCCGCGAGACATGCCGTCATGACGCAGACGCCGGCCGCGCTTCCATAGAGTACATCCAGAAATCCCGGTGACATCGCCTGCATATATAGAATGATCCCGCAGGGAACCACGCTCATGATCGTCTGTTCCATCTTTTTAGCCGCCACACACGCCTCCACCTCTTTCTGTACTTCGATCCGGTCATTCAGAGTCCGTGCGGCATCCTGCAGGATCCGGCTCAGGTTGCCCCCGCTTCTCTTGGCGATTCCGTAAACACCAGCAAAGTTCCGAATGTCCTCCACATCACACCGGTTCCCGAAATCAGACAGCAGCTGCTCAATCGGAACACTGACACTCAGCTGACTCTGCAGATAAAGAAATTCCTGCAGGATCGGATCATGTTCTTCATAAATATTTCTGAGATCACGGATACACTCTGCAATGGCATTTTCCATGGAATATCCCGCCTTTAACGCGACCGAAAGTGACGCCAGCGCATCCTTGAACGCATAATTCAGCCTCTTCTTTCTCCGTTCTATCAGATATTTCTTCTTATGCCGAAAATAGAGCGGCGGCACAACGAAAAACATCGCCAGCGCCCACCACGAACGGTAGCACAGAAGATTTACCAACAGACACAATGCGGACGCTTCCCCTGCATACCTCACAGCCTCACGTTTCGTAAAATGATAAACTCTATAATCCAGCTTCATACCGCATCATCCTTTCCAGTTTTTCTGTGTTTTTAAGCCGTTCTTTTGCTTCCAGCTGCTGCATCTCATCATCCCACCGGTACAGTGGACGGAGCTGCACCTCTCCGCCGCAAAGCCCCGTCACCTCGCAGATTTCCATTACTTTTCTCTGTTTCTTTTTTGTTTTCCCGATATGTATCATCACATCGATGCCTGATGCGATCTGTCTGCGTATCGCCTCCAGAGGGAGCTGCATCCCCATCAGTACCATCGTCTCCAGCCTGCTGACCATATCCCTGCTGCTGTTTGCATGCGCAGTCCCAATACTCCCCTCGTGACCCGTATTCCATGCCTGCAGCAGGTCGATCGCTTCCTCGGAACGGACTTCTCCAACGATGATCCTGTCGGGTCTCATACGGAGCGCTGTCCGAATCAGGTCCCTGATCGTAATCGACTTTCCTCCCTCCAGATTTGCGGTTCTCGCTTCCAGCCGAACCAGATTCTCCACACCCTGTATCTGTAGTTCCGCCGTGTCCTCAATTGTTATGACCCGCTCATCCCCCGGGATATAATTAGAAAGCGCATTCAGAAATGTCGTTTTGCCCGCCGAGGTACCTCCCCCCACCAGGATGGAATACCCGCTTTTTACCAGATCTCTCAGAAACCCGGCAGCCTCCCTGGTGATGCTTCCCCATGCTATCAGTGTCTCCATCGTAATCGGTACATCCGGAAACCTCCGTATGGTAAGCGCAGGCCCGTCCAGAGATACAGGTTCCACAACCGCATTAACTCTTGCCCCATTATCAAGTCTTGCATCCACAATCGGTCTGCTTTCGTTAATAATTCGGTTACATTTCCCCACAATCTGTTGTATTACATCTTCCAGCTTTTCCGGTGCGGTAAAGTTTTTTTCAAATCTGGTGATACGTCCGTCCCGCTCCACAAAGATGTTGTGACAGCCATTAACCATGATTTCTGTCACCTGCGGATCGTCGATCAGTTCCTGCAGAACATCAAGCCTTCGCACGGAACAGAACAGCTCGTCCCGCAGTCCATCTTTTTCACGCAGTGACAGACAGCGCCCGGTCTCTGAGTCCACCAGCAGACCGTCGATCAGTTCCAGAATCTGCCCGTCCGACAATTCGGGCGAGGTCTCCAGCAGCGCCATCAGCTCTCTGTGCAGTGTCTCAAAATGTTTCATCAGCCGCGCTCCTTTTGTGTCCTCAGCAGCTCCTTTACATAATCCCCGAGCTCGCTCCAGACCAGTTCATCCAGATATTCTTTTCCCCGTTTCAGTGTACGGTGATACGGAAGGCGAACCTTCTGCATCCGCTCCAGCAGTCCCGTAAAATCCCACATTTTCAGGAGCTGTTCAAACTGCTGGAGTTTCGCGGCAGACACTACGTCGTTTCTGACCGGTACGTAGACCGTTTCACATTGGTTCAGAAGCGTGTACAGTTCATTAACGCCGTCGCCGACATCCAGTATCACGGTGTCATAAGCCGTATTCTCTTCTATCTCCCGCAGCATGCGGAGCCATTCGTCGATCGTCGCATTCTGTATATCCATTGGTGACAGCGCCGGCGGCAGGTAATCCAGATGATTGACCGTCTGTACGGTTCCTGCTAACTTTAATGCAATGCCCGCATTTCCCTGCCGGATATAATAGATCAAATCTCCCAGTCGGCTCTCATATGCACATCCCAGAAGCTCTTCAAATCCGGCATACTCCTCGAGATTAATATACAGTACCGCATTCGTTCTTGATAAAATCTGCCCGAGTGTCAGCGCAAAAGAAGTCTTTGCAGTCCGCCCGACCGGCGAGTACACTCCCAGAATCCTTGTCTTTGGTTTCACCATACTCATATTGAGCGCCTGTGTCTCCCGCGCCCCATAGCAGTTCATCACCTCTCGGATCACCGCATCGGATGACTGGTATTTGTAGACACTTGGATACCGGTCCAGCGCGGGGTCATGGACTCCCTCTGACAGGATCACGATCTGACCAATGTCGAGGCTCTTCACCGCTTCGCACATGGCCTTGTCCGAAATCAGAAGTATATCAATATGCCTGGCCGCAGCCAGCTCCAGAAGCGGTGCAGTCCCCGTGAATGCACGCACTTCGAACGGAATATTTTTCTTGTGCTGAATATATTCTACAAAATTACAAGC
The Ruminococcus gauvreauii genome window above contains:
- a CDS encoding undecaprenyldiphospho-muramoylpentapeptide beta-N-acetylglucosaminyltransferase, translated to MKHIVLTGGGTAGHVTPNIAMLPRLQERGYQISYIGSYDGIEKKLIEELGIPYYGISSGKLRRYFDPKNFSDPFKVLKGYGEAKKLLKDLKPDIVFSKGGFVTVPVVIAAKHRKIPAIIHESDMTPGLANKLCIPSAVKVCCNFPETVSQLPPDKAVLTGTPIRQELLSGNRIAALEFTGLSPGKPVVMIIGGSLGAAAVNDAVRRILPQLLESFQVIHLCGKDKLDESLQNISGYVQYEYIKKELADLFALADIVISRAGANAICEINSLKKPNLLIPLSAKASRGDQILNARSFERLGYSMVLEEEQITDNTLYNAITELYHNRQSYIEAMSKNQEMDSIEKILQLIEECRIK
- a CDS encoding RNA polymerase sigma factor is translated as MNLSRFNEIYDQYYLMVMKVAYNVLRDYHYAQDICQEVFVLLYLKRDILDEEYIKPWLLVTAKRKAIDLQRKKYYGREFCEDGITLERGTGENIENDYVRKEFQSSILEALKKRDRQWYEIFFRVTVEGESQKSVAEDLGISLSNLRIKLHRAKVWMRETFLEEYKS
- a CDS encoding HIT family protein — protein: MADCIFCKIANGDIPSATLYEDDQFRVILDLGPASRGHALILPKEHYANIYEIPEELAGSAMVLAKKMASVMTDALECTGFNLVQNNGQAAGQTVFHFHIHLIPRYDNDEVRLGWKMGELTEADREEILSKIKKGIR
- a CDS encoding sensor histidine kinase — protein: MLSKEEQAKIGQLCQESSQAMEVCSLMNKQNQLQLSMVSHEIRNPVTLINSFLQLLGSSHPEITSYHYWTEITENMRFLRELLENLSAYNNAQKLSREEVSILSILKTVIADTEPTLSEKNITIQLKKDGAVPPFLMDRHRLRQVFLNLIRNSSEAIGESGGRITIHLTADLDQVTVRIQDSGPGIPEEFLDSLFDFFVTHKKNGTGLGLAISKNIVEAHGGTIEASAAEEGGAVFTICLPITYV
- a CDS encoding rhomboid family intramembrane serine protease → MNYNDGQYRVKAEKELSEVQYQMNEDAIDRMRKRPKNWANIMMAAANILVFLLVELTGSSEDTSHMITWGAAYTPLISDGQFYRLFTCMFLHFGFEHLFNNMLLLIFIGDYLERYVGKLRYLAVYLIGGLGGSVASYIFNVETGQAVVSAGASGAVFAVIGGMLYIVIRNKGRLEDISLQRLMLMVALSIYFGFASGGVDNAAHIGGLVCGMIICILVYRKRATHK
- a CDS encoding DUF6382 domain-containing protein encodes the protein MKVTYKRDYHHSFLILTEDQMPDCESYPVRMLLSGLIPGILKCKVHHIDNELMFYYDITSRQSLSSLYESKKLRKKDLTLIINALLEVMEEMESYLISPSGLLLLPDYVFMNAAEEVGFCYWPGSLNGENENMKGFTEYLLPKIDHCDQEAVVLGYQFYRKALEGQICAEDIRKEMHHSHADMQEEESQHEYTQTSAADEELLEQERIQRQKLLEEMTKPEEEIRVSRRVQTAMKAVGGGFLVFVYIYLIKNRYFSWQMAAITGGGFVIALTAGMIADKLRKKKDKSEGPFSDEPESSFHTGEPEPDHEFAGEEPREHLISEENQTCLLYPEKLQGDARLLPESPADGQEIILEEGITVIGKLEGAVDAVLNYPAVSRLHAKIVRNGNCKVYDMNSKNGTYVNHEAVVGEQGCEVQDGDLITFANLTYRLQFWEE
- a CDS encoding TadE family protein: MEDMRKQINRGSMTVEASFIVPLVLMVIFLSMLLAFCVHNRAWYTAAAAETVLTAASEGVRKEKNAERLLSEKMKERSQKQGFPIWNLSVDTWVQNDKVTAAAEAASGRTLGGGGWRFKVQETVQIVRPVAFIRKIQGLSALMGE
- a CDS encoding DUF5702 domain-containing protein, whose protein sequence is MHDKGSITAYVSLIMVLMISLLLTGLYSVQLAGARVQMVSAVDQGLYSLFARYDRTLLERYHLFYIDGSRGQGNMQMGNLFGTMEEDIARILFNRVDGNHNGNIGDLVMQGGGITGYTLATDSGGNSVKEQAAAYMKASLGTQGVRLLLEKSNRDRETAQNMESAGESIETGESLEAYDHLKEQAGQEQESGEGAGKEMVPPEIPEDFVNPIETVRELKQQGILSLVLPAGKELSGRTQELSALVSGRKLETGMGIQGIGRNEGGVTEEILFGEYILQHCGSFRSPQPCEGLAYQVEYILQGNHSDIANLKGVVHKLLLMREAANLLHLYQDQAKRAQAQAAAGVIASFLLLPQAVPVVEQILLVCWAYAESILDVRGLLAGEKVPAFKDASSWQLALSNIPRLFDGADDLRKNNDKGMTYNDYLRILLGIRNSRQKTEGCLDMMEMGMRAEEGSRNFRMDCCLYTAEVQFSFTAGRGNTYEVIRGYGYDM
- a CDS encoding Flp1 family type IVb pilin, with product MGCMIRDFMMEEDAIGVVEIILILVVLIGLVIIFKNQLVSLVKNILSKITSQSNSI